Genomic DNA from Salinibacter pepae:
CCGGAGGGGAAAGGCCTTCAGCCAGAGTTAGTCGTGCCGGGCCCCGCCGGATCTACGTTCGGGGCGCCGCACCAACAAGGCTTGGGAAAATGGCCCCGTTCCGCCTCGCCTTCCGGTCGTTAGGGCCGCTCACTGGCCGGCGTCTCCTGCTGGAGGGGCGTCACATTTGGACGGTCCCGGCCGTCGTTCAGCAGATGCTCGGCGAAGTACTCGGCCCGGAGCCAGAACCAGTAGTCGTCCATGCTGCCGTAGCCGTGCCGCTGGCCCGGAAAGACGAAGAGGTCAAACCGCTTGCCGGCCTCGATCAGTGCCTTGGCCATCCGATAGGTGTTGGCCGGGTGCACGTTGTTGTCGATTGTGCCCGTCGTCAGCAGAAGGTCCCCCTCCAGGTTGCCGGCGAGGTCCGAGTTTTTCCCGATGGAGAAGTCGAAGGAGACCTCCCCGGAGTCGGTCTCGGTCGGCTCCACGCCGTGGTGCGTCTCCGCCCACCAGCGGTTGTACACGTTGTTTTCGTGGTTGCCCGAGGAGGCCACCCCCACGTCGAACACGTCCGGGTACTGCAGCAGGGCCGCTGTCGTCAAAAAGCCGCCGCCGGAGTGCCCGTAGATGCCCACGCGATCCCCGTCGATGAAGTCGTGACGGGCCGCGAGCTGCTCGATCGTGGCCTTCTTGTCCGCGAGCGGGTAGTCCCGCAGGCTGCCGTAGCCGTAGGTGTGGTACCACCGCGAGCGATCGGGATGGCCGCCCCGATGCCCCGCCACCACCACGATGACCCCCAGCTGGGCGAGGCCCACCTCGTCCCCACTCGGGGCGAAGGCCTTCGGGACCGCCTCCGTCTGCGGGCCCGGATAGACGTAGGTGATGACCGGATACTCCTTCTCCGGGTCGAAGTCGAACGGCTTGTACATCACGCCGTGGAGGTCCGTTACCCCGTCGGCCGCCGTCACCTCGAAGGGCTCCGGCATCTGCCAGCCCGCCTCGTTTAGGCTGCTTAGATCGGCCGTCTGCAGCTCCGTCACCACCTCGCCCTCGCTGTTTCGGAGGACGGCCCGGGGGACGGTGTCCACCCGGCTGTGGTTGTCGACGAAGAACCGGGCCGACTCGTTCATCGTTGCGCTGTGGTCGGCGTCACCGGGGTTTAGGAGCTCGACCCCCGACCCGTCGAGTTGGACCCGGTAGAGGTGGTCGTAGTACGGGTCTTCGCCCGCCGCCCGGCCGTTGCCGGAGACGTAGGCAACGCCCGCCTCCTCGTCGACCGCCTCCACCGCGTCGACGTGCCAGTCGCCCTCGGTGAGCTGGGCCTCCACCGTGCCGTCCGGCCCGTAGCGGTAGAGGTGCGACCACCCGTCCCGTTCGGACAGCCAGAGCACGTCGCCGTTTGACAGCAGCTCCGGGCGCTGGGTGTGGAAGTACGTGTTGAACCGCTCCTCCACGACCGTCCGCTCGACCTCGCCCGTCTCGGCGTCGGCCACCACCAGATCCGCTTTCGTCCGGTCGCGGCTGTGCCGCTCGTACCAGAGCCGATCGGAGCCCTCCGAGAGCCAGACCCGGCGGCGCGGTGCCTCGGAGCCGGGATAACGAAACTGCCGGTCGTCGATGATCGAGAGGCTCTGATCCGTCCAGCTCGTGTCTGCGACCCGGGTCTTCTCCATCGCCTCCAGGTCGTAGACCCAGAGCTCGTCGCGCCCGACGCTGTCCTCGCCGGGCATCGGGTACTTGAAGGTCTCCAGCTCGGGCCGGTCGTTGCCGGTCGCGTGCACCACCCACAGCTCCTCAACGTCGCGCAGGTCCGACCGGACGAGCGCAAAGCGACGCGAGTCCTTCGCCCAGGAGATGTCGACCGCCTTGCGCTCCCCTTTCTCCTCCTGCTTCTTCGTGTCTGTTTTCCCCCGTCCATCGTTGTTGGCCGCGTAGCTGTAGTACTTTTCGCCGTCCTCCGTCAGTCGCGTCTCCTCCAGGTCGAGCTCCTCGACGGCTTCTTCCGCGTCCTCCCCATCCTCGCCTCGGCGGGCATCGAGCACCTTCTCGTACGCCGCCCCATCCATCATCCAGAGGTCGTAGTTGCGGGCAAAGACGACCGTCTCGCCGTCCGGGGAGACGTTGGCCCAGTCGGGATGATCGTCCGGCTCTTCGTAGTCTTCGAGCTCGCGGAGGGTCTGCGTCGTGACGTCGTACTCGAAGTGGAAGACCTTCTGCTCGGTCTCCTCGTCGGCCTCGGCGCCTTCTTTGTCCTGTTTTTGCTGGTTCTCCTCCCTGTCCTTCTCGTCCTTCACCTCCTGCGAGGAGGTCACGTCGAACTGAAGCGTATTCTCATCGACGAACCGGATGTTTTCAATGGGCAGGTGTTTGGCATCCCAAGGGTCTTGCGTGATGCGCGTGAGCTCGGATGCCAGGCGTTCACGGTCGAACAGCTCGCGCTGCGTGCCGTCGTCGGGGTCGACGATCCAGTAGCGCGTGCCCGCGGCGGTCTCGAAGTCGTACCAAAACCCCTCCCGGCCCTCGATCCACTGCGGCTCGACGGTCAGGTCGTAGGCCATGTCCTCGACCCTGTACGGGGCGAAGCGCTCGGCAAGCTCGTAGTTGGCCGCCCCCGGGCCGCCGACCCGGCCCTCTTCGTCGCCGGCCGCCTGCGCGAACGCGGGCGCCGCGGGCCGCCCCACGACCACGGCCATCAACACCGCGCTAACGAGGAGCAACGAGCACGTAGATACACGAGTGGATGCGCAACGGGATAGGAAGGAGCTTCGAACGGACGAGAGGTGCATCGACGACAACTTAGAACCGACGGGAAGGCGCGAGGACGGGATGTGAGGTGAAAACCAAACACAAGCTACATCAGAGCCTCCCTCGAACGCAACCGCCAGCGGGCTCCGTCCATGAATTGCATCCCGGCCCGAATCAGCCGCACCAGCAGACCGTGGAGACGAACCCACCCTCCGCTCCCTGCATTCCGACAGTCGTGGTGCCTGGCAGTATCACCGCGCGTTTGCCCTCGTGCCCGTGCACCATGGTGCCTTTCTCAGTAGTGCCACGGCACGTCGCTCCAGTCCGGGTCGCGGCCCTCCAGAAACGCGTCGCGGCCTTCCTGCGCCTCGTCGGTCATGTACGCCAGGCGCGTGGCCTCCCCCGCGAACACCTGCTGCCCCACGAGCCCGTCGTCGGCCATGTTGAAGGCGTACTTGAGCATGCGGATGGCCGTGGGGCTCTTGCCGTTGATGGTCTCGCCCCAGTCGAGCGCCGTCGATTCCAGCTCCTCGTGCGGCACCGCCTCGTTGGCCATGCCCATGTCGACCGCCTCGTCCGCCGAGTAGTCCTTGCCGAGGAAGAAGATCTCGCGCGCCTTCTTCTGTCCCACCTGCTGCGCCAGCAGGGCCGAGCCGAAGCCGCCGTCGAAGCTGGCCACGTCGGGGTCGGTCTGCTTGAACGTGGCGTGCTCGGCGCTGGCGAGGGTCAGGTCGCAGACCACGTGCAGGCTGTGGCCGCCGCCCACGGCCCACCCCGGCACCACGGCAATCACCACCTTGGGCATCAAGCGGATGAGGCGCTGCACCTCCAGGATGTGCAGGCGCCCGGGGCGCGTCGCGTCGGGATCGCCCGCCTCGTCCTCGTACTGGTACCCGTCTGGGCCCCGAATCTGCTGGTCGCCGCCCGAGGAGAACGCCCACTTCCCGTGCTTTTCCGAGGGCCCGTTGCCGGTGAGGAGCACACAGCCCACGTCGGGCGACTGGCGGGCGTGGTCGAGGGCCTGGTACAGCTCGTCCACCGTCGGCGGGCGGAAGGCATTCAGCACCTCGGGGCGGTCGAACGCAATCCGGACCGTGCCGTGGTCGACCGAGCGGTGGTAGGTGACGTCGTCAAAGTCAAACCCGTCGACGGGCGTCCACGCGTCGGGGGCGAACAGGTCGGAGACCATGCGAGGCTGTAGGGGTTGTGCAAAGGAGAGTGCATCGGGCGGCCCCGTTGCCGGCCGCCGCGAGGGCGCCTACGACGGTGAGGGCGCCGCGCCCGTGAACCAACGGCGCAGGACGCGCTCGGCGGGC
This window encodes:
- a CDS encoding S9 family peptidase — translated: MLLVSAVLMAVVVGRPAAPAFAQAAGDEEGRVGGPGAANYELAERFAPYRVEDMAYDLTVEPQWIEGREGFWYDFETAAGTRYWIVDPDDGTQRELFDRERLASELTRITQDPWDAKHLPIENIRFVDENTLQFDVTSSQEVKDEKDREENQQKQDKEGAEADEETEQKVFHFEYDVTTQTLRELEDYEEPDDHPDWANVSPDGETVVFARNYDLWMMDGAAYEKVLDARRGEDGEDAEEAVEELDLEETRLTEDGEKYYSYAANNDGRGKTDTKKQEEKGERKAVDISWAKDSRRFALVRSDLRDVEELWVVHATGNDRPELETFKYPMPGEDSVGRDELWVYDLEAMEKTRVADTSWTDQSLSIIDDRQFRYPGSEAPRRRVWLSEGSDRLWYERHSRDRTKADLVVADAETGEVERTVVEERFNTYFHTQRPELLSNGDVLWLSERDGWSHLYRYGPDGTVEAQLTEGDWHVDAVEAVDEEAGVAYVSGNGRAAGEDPYYDHLYRVQLDGSGVELLNPGDADHSATMNESARFFVDNHSRVDTVPRAVLRNSEGEVVTELQTADLSSLNEAGWQMPEPFEVTAADGVTDLHGVMYKPFDFDPEKEYPVITYVYPGPQTEAVPKAFAPSGDEVGLAQLGVIVVVAGHRGGHPDRSRWYHTYGYGSLRDYPLADKKATIEQLAARHDFIDGDRVGIYGHSGGGFLTTAALLQYPDVFDVGVASSGNHENNVYNRWWAETHHGVEPTETDSGEVSFDFSIGKNSDLAGNLEGDLLLTTGTIDNNVHPANTYRMAKALIEAGKRFDLFVFPGQRHGYGSMDDYWFWLRAEYFAEHLLNDGRDRPNVTPLQQETPASERP
- a CDS encoding 1,4-dihydroxy-2-naphthoyl-CoA synthase, encoding MVSDLFAPDAWTPVDGFDFDDVTYHRSVDHGTVRIAFDRPEVLNAFRPPTVDELYQALDHARQSPDVGCVLLTGNGPSEKHGKWAFSSGGDQQIRGPDGYQYEDEAGDPDATRPGRLHILEVQRLIRLMPKVVIAVVPGWAVGGGHSLHVVCDLTLASAEHATFKQTDPDVASFDGGFGSALLAQQVGQKKAREIFFLGKDYSADEAVDMGMANEAVPHEELESTALDWGETINGKSPTAIRMLKYAFNMADDGLVGQQVFAGEATRLAYMTDEAQEGRDAFLEGRDPDWSDVPWHY